The Tripterygium wilfordii isolate XIE 37 chromosome 17, ASM1340144v1, whole genome shotgun sequence genome has a window encoding:
- the LOC119982740 gene encoding carboxylesterase 1-like produces the protein MAADTSSRVNSSNDLYEYLLGLSDGTITRRATHFPDKISPTTTDPNQPGLVVLSRDVTINGAKNTWARIFLPREALDSSSKIPIIVYYHGGGFVLGSAAGSMFHDFCSEIASQFPAAVVSVEYRLAPEHRLPAAYDDAVEALHWIKTKQDGLLNEYADLNRCWIMGSSAGGNIAYHAGLRAAAQVDDLMPLKIRGLILQQAYFGGSQRTESELLLVNDPLLPPVLNDLMWDMSLPIGANRDHEYCNPTVGDDGKKLWDKVGLLGWKVLVIGCNGDPLIDRQISLVEMLKGKGVQVEHQFDEGGFHGSTMIEPSKTKVLHVLKNFCLSL, from the coding sequence ATGGCTGCTGATACTTCATCAAGAGTCAATTCTTCCAATGACCTCTACGAATACCTATTAGGGCTTTCCGACGGCACAATCACTCGCAGGGCCACCCATTTCCCTGATAAGATCTCACCCACAACAACTGATCCTAACCAACCTGGCCTGGTTGTTCTCTCCAGAGATGTGACCATCAACGGCGCAAAAAACACGTGGGCCCGCATCTTCCTCCCCCGAGAAGCACTCGATTCTTCCTCCAAAATTCCGATCATAGTTTACTACCATGGTGGAGGCTTCGTTCTTGGCAGCGCAGCTGGTTCCATGTTTCATGATTTTTGCTCTGAGATAGCGTCTCAATTTCCAGCCGCCGTTGTGTCCGTCGAATATCGATTGGCTCCGGAGCATCGGTTACCTGCAGCCTACGATGATGCAGTAGAAGCGTTGCACTGGATCAAAACCAAGCAAGATGGTTTGTTGAATGAGTACGCCGATCTTAATAGATGTTGGATCATGGGCAGTAGTGCTGGTGGCAACATCGCCTACCACGCAGGTCTACGTGCGGCTGCACAAGTTGATGATCTTATGCCGTTGAAGATCAGAGGGTTAATACTCCAACAAGCATACTTTGGTGGGTCCCAGAGGACTGAATCTGAATTACTGTTGGTTAATGATCCGCTCTTGCCTCCGGTTCTTAATGATCTGATGTGGGACATGTCTTTGCCAATTGGTGCTAATCGCGATCATGAGTACTGTAATCCAACGGTTGGTGATGATGGTAAAAAATTGTGGGACAAAGTTGGACTGTTGGGATGGAAGGTGTTGGTCATTGGGTGCAATGGAGACCCTCTGATCGATCGGCAGATCAGTCTGGTGGAGATGTTGAAAGGAAAGGGTGTTCAAGTGGAGCATCAATTTGATGAAGGAGGTTTTCATGGGTCTACTATGATTGAACCCAGCAAGACTAAAGTACTACATGTTTTAAAGAATTTTTGTTTGTCACTTTAA